The following nucleotide sequence is from Archocentrus centrarchus isolate MPI-CPG fArcCen1 chromosome 6, fArcCen1, whole genome shotgun sequence.
AGGGATTTATCTTCTTAagaatatttacatttacttcaCAGTATAATCTGATTTGAAAAAGTAtatactggaaaataaacacaaaaaggtCTCAGAGGGGTAAAAGGCCTTTggttttcatgaaaaaataccAAAACGACAACAAAAGTCCCGTAAAAAGTCCATTCACTGTCCTGTGTAGAACAACAGTGACGTTGGATTGGTGATTGTTGGGTGTCTTGAGGCTGAGACAGAGGGACACCAGATTTCCACAGGATCCAAAGGGTTCATTCTTCAAAAAAGTTAAGAGTAAACTGCAGCTACAATCAGGCGTCACTCCTGGGGACGGCAGAGCCGCAGAACCTCCGCTTGGTGACGTATCCCAGCACGATGAGCAGCATCTCTGAGGTGCTGCTGAGGGCCACAATGAAGGGTGCCTGTGACGCGAAATCCGCCTCCAGTCGCTGGAAAGACAGCTGCATGACAGCGAGAGCCAGCAGGCTGTTCTGGACGCCCACCTCGATGCTGACAGTCTTCCTCTGAGGCGGCGAAAGACCCGCCAGTTTGGCCAGGACGGCCCCGACAACCAGGCCCAGCAAAGGCACCGTAATCCCAACAGCCACGATTTGGGGCTGGACGTTGGCCAGGATGGACGCTCCCATTTGGTAGGCCATGAAGATGCCGCCCACGATGAGCACGAAGCTGAAGGGTCGGATGAGCGCCAGCAGGACACGAGTGAGGGCGGGCAGCCGCAGCTTGACCAGCATGCCCAGCGAGATGGGGATAGCGATGAACAGCAGGGTGCCCAGGATCTTCACAAAGGGCACGTGCAGGGCAGCGTGGACGCCCAGAAGCCAACCGTACAGGGCTGACGACAGAGGCATGGCTGCTGCCGCCACGACTGTGGAGACCAGCGTCATGGAGATGGCCAGGGTGACATCGCCTCCAAGCAACAGGCTGTACAGGTATCCTCCCCCACCGCCCGGGGCAGAGCAGGTGATGACCAAACCCAGAGAGAGTGTCGTGGGCAGTGAGGCCAACCGGGACACACAGTAGGCGTATAAAGGCATCACCAGGAACTGTCCCAGCACCCCTAGGAGCAGTGGCTTGGGGCTCTTCAGCAGCCCCCGCAGCACCTCCACCTCTACCTTGCACCCAAAGGCACACTTGTTGACAAAAATGAGGGGCAGCAAGGCAAATAGCACAGGGTTCTCAGAGAAATGGGACAGGCCACCCGACTGGATGAGCCGGGTGGCAGGGTCATCATTACCCGGTGCCACTCTGATGGAGTAATCTGTCCTCTCTTCAATCAGAACCGGCACAGAGTCCTGgtccaggtccagcagctggaTCTTCAGCTGAGCCCTCCCCGGCAACCCGGAGCGGATGCTGATAATGTAGCTCTGAGCTGGTCCTCCGCGACCGCCGTCCGTCACGTTAATGATAGAGAGGACCTCCGGGTCCAGGGAGTGGACTCTCACCGTCTGCTTCAAGCTCTGACGGCCCTTCCTTCCGGCCGCGGCGCTCCGGTACCGGCTGGAGATTACAATCACGCCGTTGGTGTATTCCGGGAACTCAAACTCCTGCGATGACCCGTCCCCGATTGTGATATACCTGCTGCTGCCGTCGGCCGTCACGTTGGTCCTGTTGCTGCCATCAACAGTGAGGTTTCCGGTGGCCCACGCCCGGTCCGCTCCGCCGGTAATAAGGAAGAGACAGCAGAATGTAAATAGCATCCTCATCGTATAGGCGGACGAGGGGTGGAGGGACGCCGCAGCCACACGGTTCTCCCCCGCCAGCGGCCTCCCCAGACGGTTATACCGCCGCCCTTTCACACCCGGACGGCGAACTTCTCATGCTAGTCTCCGGTATAAAAGCACAGCGCTGGCAACCGGCTTCACATCTCGTCTGGTTCCCATTTTGTCGCTGCCTTTATACCGGAACCTAAACATCACCCCGCCCTGCCTCGTCGGAGCTCAGCTCTACAGCGGTAGCCCCGGGAATCAAACACTCACACAGGTCTTCCTTTTGTCTACGCGCTGCTAAGATGTCGATCACGCCTAGCCACAGCCGCGCCTTTCTTTCCGGTCTTATTGTCTCCTCGGTTGATGAAAACTGAGAACATCGTAGCTCCGTGTCCGTTTGTTTGCTGCTGACGATTTTTGGGTGAAGCGAGCGTGAGGAAAAGGTGCACTTCCGGGCAAGGaatgccaaaataaaagctgattttATTATCGAGGAACATCGGTATTAACTGTTGGTACAGCACGAGGAATTCAGGAGAAACGCGAAGCTCGTGCAGGATAGgagacagatgggttcaaggtgggggtgggattaggtgtaacagtgaaactGTAAGGAGTAGAGGTAGGAAgacagatgagtttaaatacttggggtcaggtggagtgggtggagacgagtgtcaggggtgatttttgacagaaggatagcagcataagtgaaagggaaggtttacaagatggcagtgagacctgctccaatggatggtttggagaaattgcacagacacaaagactggaggccgagctggaggtggcagagatgaagatgctaagattttcattgggagcgATCAGAATGGACAGCATTAGAAATGAgtgcatcagagggacagctcaggtagagaggtttggagacaaagttagagaggggaggctgagatagtttggacatgtgcagaggagggatagtagatatactggacaaaggatgactctggagctgccaggcaggaggaaaagaggaagactacaGAGAAATTATGTATAtagtgaaggagaacatgcagaggggttggtgtgacagaggatgaTGCTGGTGATAGGGTGAGATGTGGAGGATCTGCTGGGGCGAGccctaaaaggagcagctgaaaaaagaagagGTGGGGAAAACTGAGCAAAGTGGGCTCTGTGCTCCTGGGACATACCTCTGTGTCCTAATCATCCACAGAAGTGTTCATGCACAACCAGAATTTTGTGTGGCTGCTACATTGCCATATATTACAACAGTTATTAAGAATTATTGTCTTATCTCACACGTTCAAGAATTTTCTTTGTAGTCTCAAGATATTAGTTTCTAAAAACtccttaaaaacataaatattccagtttcattttttttaatgttaattttatGTTTAGCTGTTGTGGCCCATTCAATGCGTTCATTTATTGTTAAAGACAAATCCCAGcacttcctgtctctgtccGGGTAAATGTGATTATCTTGACGCAGCCCTTCATTAATCCAGTCCGAGCGGTCTCCAGCTTCAGCTCCCCCTGCTCACACAAACAGGGGCGGTCACATGGGAAAGAGAACACCGTGATTTGTATCCCCTGGAGGGGCAGCCAGGGATTACCCATGAAACGCAGGCAAAGGAGGGCACGCGGAATaaaacagctgaactgctgaattcaGGTAAACTCGGTCTGCACAGTGACTTCAAATCCAGGTATCAACATAAACACTTATTTAAGCATTAAACATCAGAATATACTTGTTTAATTCATATATTATTATGATATTTATTGAGTTTTATCATATTTCTCAGCAATCAAACTATTAAATATAATCAATTAGGTGTCAATCCAGTTCCTTTTAGTACAAGGTTCTTCTTTATTATTAGGAAGAACTTTCTTTCATGATAAAATCTCTGTAGAGTGCTAATAATATTCTATTAATAATATTCTAATAATATTCTAACAGCACTTTCATTGACTCCAGAGGTGCAAAATaactacaaagaaaaacaaaattaccCAAACACATAAACCAACAATGAGAAACTACAAAGAGACACAAGTTTactgaaaacagacacaaaatgactacaaaagcatgaaaaatggCTGCAACAAGATGCAAAACAACTACAGAGACACATAAAATGAGCACACTGCAATGCCAAATGACTGAAAACAGTCACAAAATGGCTGCAAAGGGATGCAGAACTACTACTAAAACATCCAAAATGACAACTGAGATGCACAAAGAATGACACATAAACAACTAAAGATCTGCAAAATGACCAGAGAaggagacacaaaaaaaaaaactaccaaaaAAGATTGAAATTGActgcaaagaaacacaaaatatttgCAGGGCTATAAATTGCAGCAAAGACGTATAAAACacccacaaagacaaaaacaattaaGACTGACAATCTGACCATCACTCTAAAATTACGGCTGTCACACTCATGTAGGAGGTGGGGTCTCTTTACATGTCTAATGCACtaacaattcagttcaattttatttatatagcgccaaatcacaacaaacagacagcTCAAGGCGCTTAATAtagtaggtaaagaccctacaataatacagagaaaacccaacagtccaaacgaccccctatgagcagcacttggtgacagtgggaaggaaaaactcccttttaacaggaagaaacctccagcagaaccaggctcagggagggggggtcatctgctgagactggatggggctgaggggagagagacaggacaaaagatggagagttttaagcctaatcttaaaaatagagagggtgtctgtctcccgaatccaagctgggagctggttccacagaagaggggcctgaaagctgaaggctctgcctcccattctactctgaaggaaccacaagtaagccagcagtctgagagtgaagtgctctattgggtgatatgggactatgaggtctttgagataagatggtgcctgattattcaagaccttgtatgtgaggagaaggattttaaattctattctagatttaacagggagccaatgaagagaagccaatatgggagaaatctgctctctctttctagtccctgtcagtactctagctgcagcattttggatcagctgaaggcttttcagggagctaaCATTAAGAGCATTGTTGAAAAGTAGAATCAATTCTATTTTTTTAGTATTTGATTTCATGTTTAACCTTCAAACAGAGGATTTAGTTGACATCCAGTTCACTTTGAGGTTTTCTGGCAGAGTCTATTTAAAAAGTGACCATAACAGTGACACATCACCACCTCTCTTTATTGTTCAGTTTTCATGCTGAAGTGTCCCACTCCCCTGTATTTCTCATTGTCTACTGTAAACTGATGGGCTCTAATCCACTCCTCACCTTTTATCCTCACAGGATCTTGTGACACTGATCAATTATCCTCATAAAAACCTGCTGCGAAGTAGGTTAGTGCTTATTTGTCCTACACAAACAGGAGACACGACTGGGAAACCTGACACCGGCGCCCATCTCAGGACTCTGGCATTAAAAGGGAAATCCCTGCTGTCACATAACCCTGCCAGCATCTCTTTTTATAGTAACCGGCTCCTCCTGGGACTCACTCACATATTTAAAGGCCATTTTCAATTCATAACCTGCAGTTTTGCTCCCCAGTGGAAGGTGAGCAAGGTCACCACAGGCTTATCTCCCTCGCTGTGGTCAAGTCTCTTCTGGGAGAGCTTGCTCATCATCTATTGTGTTTTTCATGAGCTGTGTGTCCTCCTTCTGTCACCATGGCTAAGTCAAGGcgtccaaaaaaagaaaaggcggGGGAGTCCTCAGCGGAAACACGCGGCGTACGCCCAGACAACCTGCTGGGGTGATCGCTCTGGCCTCCACTTTGACATTTCATGGAGTGACAGCCAGTTTGttgtggagctgccaggcacgCACATTTCCTGCCTGGCATTTGTGCTACTCCCCCAGGCTGTCTAATTATTTGTCCATGGTATGATCACTTACCTCATTACTTATTACTTATTTCACAAACAGGGGGAAGGAAACAGCGAGGGAGAGACGCAGGAAATAGATGAAGAGGGTTTGAAAAAGGCCACCCATCTTTCCCCTTTAGTGgggaaactgcagcattttctgttCCTGATGTATTTTCATCTGTTTACCCAGAGAGCGCGGCAGCCTGTGTTTGCACAGCGTGTGAATATTCATAAAGCTGCTGTCGTGATCTGCCTTGTGCTGCAAATTAGATCACAGGCTGCAGCCATGATGACTAATCCAAAAGCATTGTCCTGAAATGCCAAATTAGCAACGGGCCACACAAGAGTTATCCTTCTACCGGCAACACGGTGTCGACAGAAGTTGCAGCACTTTAACATTCACGTTGCAGGCCTCATTGCACACGTCGGATTCTGATGGTTCACATTGtgccaacaacaaaacaaacgcAGTTACAGATGTATCAGTGTCTCTCAAGCCAGATACTCCATTTAGTACATAATACATACCTGTGTACACTCTCAGAAAGAGGGGTGCTGTAGAAGCCCATTTCTGCCCCTACATATACAGCCCATAAAAAATGCATCACCCAGGGCTAATTACTGGCCTGTCTGTTAGAGTTAGAGCAGCCGCTTTAATTTCTatggttttacatatcaggacataataaaaaaaatcatctggttcTTACAAGGTCTAAAAATGAGATAAaaacaacctcagatgaacaacaacacataacCTATTACACCGTGTCATGATTTAACAAAATCTAAGCCAAACGATTCAGCAGCtttagaaccacctttagcagcagtaacttttttttttgaggcttTTATTCGtggtagagagagacagaaagtgggggaaagatacagggaagGACACGTGGGCAGGctggcaacaggccgggactcaaacctgcatcGCCCACACCGCAGCGCGGCatgtggtcaccggcttcaccactacgAGGTGTGTgcgtgctgatatgctgtgtttgatttCACGCTTCCAAACAAGggatacttgttcagtcttttaacatttaacatgctaactgaggcctgcagcaTCTGACCtcggggtgaatttgctggaacgtccactcctgggaagacttcagattgtttggaaatggacTTACAACCCTTCCCAAATTGATGGGCACCAGCggttgcttctctaagatcattgctgacatCTTTCTTCCTTGGCGtggtgttaacacacacctgaatgctccacacctgcaaactgccaaaacctctgcttttatagagctgTTAACACTTGCTCATCATCAGCATTTGATCAGAAGCACCTGGctgagtttttgttaaataaataatggcaaTAATGGCAATAATGGTAATAATgacaatattttgttttgtacaaTTATGTTATGTTCAAAACTGGTCAGAGACACAAAACTACtagaaataaatgcaaaattactgaaaacagatacaaaattaccacaaaaacatgtaaaatgttAATCACAAAAATTATTACCACCGTATAGTACCTCTGaccataaataataatatagtacatttttctgctgttaaggtctcacacacaaacactaaacaACACCTCAACACATGTAGTTTTACTTTGAATGCCTAAAAAGAGAATCTGCACGTGTTTGCCAGCTGGCTAAGATCACCTCGGCCTCTCCTCTTTTTACTGCTTTAAATTGTTTGGTGGTCACCGTCTTTCCACTGTTGTAGCTAAGAAGGTGTTTCACACTCCAACTTTTTCACTGAGTACATCCTCTACATACtcacagaaataaataatgtaGTTGTACCTGATCACTGGAATGCACTGAGTATTGCAGGTTACTGTGAGCCAGGAGAGAACGGGACTTTTCTCAGTTGATCTGTCAGACAAGTTTGA
It contains:
- the slc10a3 gene encoding P3 protein produces the protein MRMLFTFCCLFLITGGADRAWATGNLTVDGSNRTNVTADGSSRYITIGDGSSQEFEFPEYTNGVIVISSRYRSAAAGRKGRQSLKQTVRVHSLDPEVLSIINVTDGGRGGPAQSYIISIRSGLPGRAQLKIQLLDLDQDSVPVLIEERTDYSIRVAPGNDDPATRLIQSGGLSHFSENPVLFALLPLIFVNKCAFGCKVEVEVLRGLLKSPKPLLLGVLGQFLVMPLYAYCVSRLASLPTTLSLGLVITCSAPGGGGGYLYSLLLGGDVTLAISMTLVSTVVAAAAMPLSSALYGWLLGVHAALHVPFVKILGTLLFIAIPISLGMLVKLRLPALTRVLLALIRPFSFVLIVGGIFMAYQMGASILANVQPQIVAVGITVPLLGLVVGAVLAKLAGLSPPQRKTVSIEVGVQNSLLALAVMQLSFQRLEADFASQAPFIVALSSTSEMLLIVLGYVTKRRFCGSAVPRSDA